The following coding sequences lie in one Ostrinia nubilalis chromosome 2, ilOstNubi1.1, whole genome shotgun sequence genomic window:
- the LOC135084343 gene encoding uncharacterized protein LOC135084343 yields MRANGRARPACVRASLRLCYLLAIVPLAGCIEHGVPIEIKIWDHDRTPLSQMVDITNEFGLKVLAEHNFLNDNNIAFSPYGLMGILVALYEGVDGESSFQIQRGMHLPWNRNVMRIGFRDIHRTLKTYFVPEEGFLAGLALNNENVTFNDSYKKILRFYGFDLDNDQLPTLPPGNDTAAMTTTMSPANGSESTTNPMSTDSQPSREDQSTTTTKEETTPNPNAETIAEVDIRGPMTTTMSPSSAPNAEATTQPETPATTPAAPTSSTTQMMDTTTTIMTTVTTTETSPPSTAEITTTTTAATEPVAPDTTPALTTLPDEPTVNNEVDAQTTPEIGTSASTEVNAADTTIMTTMAPSSSVPTETETTSVAESEQTTTTMSTTDMNDSDSTTQNNESSLETLQRRKKSIVDFIFTNPPYIDDYLVYRSYDVGMDLPIPNFDDKMFLANGLRSVQVTYMHYDSILEHAYLPHLEASALRLPLDSERYYLLVVLPSRPGAVQLGRLLSRMARESDLSDVYAALRPRRVRAVVPSFTVKGHVTLTTDLQKLGIRDVFEPRQNDFTPMTRQAGVYVRSIEQAVSVAIRKYRPDEQKKNRYVTNRQPVTFTATYPFLYFVMDASIHVALMAGKMVDPLNTRIL; encoded by the exons ATGCGTGCCAACGGACGCGCCCGGCCCGCTTGCGTCCGCGCATCCCTGCGCCTCTGCTACCTACTCGCGATCGTACCGCTCGCAGGCTGTATCGAACACGGAGTCCCCATAGAAATCAAGATATGGGACCACGACAGGACACCCTTGTCGCAAATGGTTGACATCACGAACGAGTTCGGCTTGAAAGTGCTCGCGGAACACAACTTTTTGAACGACAACAACATAGCCTTCTCCCCGTACGGGCTGATGGGGATCCTGGTAGCGCTGTACGAGGGAGTGGACGGCGAGTCCTCGTTTCAAATTCAACGAGGGATGCATTTACCTTGGAACAGGAATGTCATGAGGATCGGCTTTCGGGACATACACCGAACATTGAAA ACTTACTTTGTACCCGAAGAAGGATTCCTCGCAGGTTTAGCTTTAAACAACGAAAACGTTACTTTTAACGACAGTTACAAGAAAATATTGAGGTTTTACGGATTCGACTTGGACAACGATCAACTGCCCACGTTACCGCCTGGAAACGACACTGCAGCGATGACCACGACCATGAGTCCCGCAAATGGTAGTGAGAGCACTACGAATCCTATGTCAACCGACAGCCAGCCTAGCCGCGAGGATCAATCCACGACAACAACCAAAGAGGAGACAACACCTAATCCAAATGCTGAAACCATAGCCGAAGTCGATATTCGAGGACCTATGACAACCACAATGAGTCCTTCTTCTGCACCTAACGCTGAAGCCACTACACAGCCTGAGACACCTGCTACTACGCCTGCTGCGCCAACATCCTCTACTACTCAAATGATGGACACAACTACAACAATCATGACGACTGTCACAACCACGGAAACCAGTCCACCATCTACTGCTGAAATAACAACCACAACTACCGCAGCTACGGAACCAGTGGCGCCGGACACTACACCTGCTCTTACAACTTTGCCGGACGAGCCAACTGTGAACAATGAAGTTGATGCTCAAACGACCCCAGAAATAGGAACGAGTGCATCTACAGAAGTAAATGCAGCTGATACTACAATAATGACAACTATGGCTCCCTCAAGCAGCGtcccaactgaaactgaaacTACTTCAGTGGCAGAATCTGAACAGACTACAACTACAATGTCGACGACGGACATGAATGATTCTGACTCTACCACACAAAATAACGAATCTTCACTAGAAACACTGCAACGTCGAAAAAAATCTATCGTAGACTTTATTTTCACAAATCCGCCTTATATTGACGACTATTTAGTTTACAGATCTTATGACGTAGGCATGGACCTGCCGATACCGAATTTTGACGATAAAATGTTCCTTGCAAATGGGCTGCGAAGTGTACAG GTGACGTACATGCACTACGACAGTATATTGGAGCACGCGTATCTGCCTCATTTGGAAGCGTCGGCGCTCCGGCTGCCGCTGGATAGCGAGCGGTATTACCTGCTGGTGGTGCTTCCGTCGCGGCCCGGCGCAGTGCAGCTGGGCCGCCTGCTCTCGAGGATGGCGAGGGAGTCGGACCTGTCTGACGTTTACGCGGCCCTCCGCCCGCGGAGAGTGCGAGCGGTCGTGCCCAGCTTTACGGTCAAAGGACACGTCACTTTAACGACAGATTTAcaaaag CTGGGCATCCGCGACGTGTTCGAGCCACGCCAGAACGACTTCACGCCCATGACGCGGCAGGCAGGCGTGTACGTCCGCAGCATCGAGCAGGCCGTCTCCGTCGCCATCAGAAAGTACCGCCCCGACGAACAAAAGAAGAACA
- the LOC135084357 gene encoding small ribosomal subunit protein eS8 has product MGISRDHWHKRRATGGKRAPIRKKRKYELGRPAANTKLGPQRIHSVRSRGGNTKYRALRLDTGNFSWGSECATRKSRIIDVVYNASNNELVRTKTLVKNAIVVVDATPFRQWYESHYLLPLGRKKGAKLTEAEEAIINKKRSKKTAKKYLSRQRLSKVEAALEEQFHTGRLLACVASRPGQCGRADGYVLEGKELEFYLRKIKSKRAK; this is encoded by the exons ATGG GTATCAGTCGTGACCATTGGCATAAGCGGAGGGCTACGGGTGGCAAACGTGCGCCCATCCGCAAGAAGAGGAAGTATGAGTTGGGTCGCCCAGCCGCCAACACCAAA CTTGGACCACAACGTATCCACTCTGTGCGATCGCGCGGTGGCAATACCAAGTACCGAGCACTGCGTCTCGACACTGGTAACTTCTCATGGGGATCAGAAT GCGCCACCCGCAAGTCCCGTATCATTGATGTTGTGTACAATGCATCCAACAATGAGTTAGTCCGTACCAAGACCCTGGTGAAGAATGCTATTGTTGTCGTGGATGCCACCCCATTCAGGCAGTGGTATGAGTCCCACTATCTTCTACCTTTGGGTAGGAAGAAGGGAGCCAAGCTT ACTGAGGCTGAGGAAGCCATCATCAACAAAAAGCGCAGCAAGAAGACTGCCAAGAAGTACTTGTCAAGGCAACGTCTCTCCAAGGTTGAAGCTGCTTTGGAAGAGCAATTCCACACAGGACGTCTGTTAG CGTGTGTCGCAAGTCGGCCGGGCCAGTGCGGCCGCGCTGATGGCTACGTTCTAGAGGGTAAGGAGCTGGAATTCTACCTGAGAAAGATCAAATCCAAGAGGGCTAAGTAA
- the LOC135084366 gene encoding protein mago nashi: MSTDFYIRYYVGHKGKFGHEFLEFEFRPDGKLRYANNSNYKNDTMIRKEAYVHPCVMEELKRIILDSEIMHEDDRLWPQPDRVGRQELEIVIGEEHISFTTSKTGSLVDVNQSRDPEGLRCFYYLVQDLKCLVFSLIGLHFKIKPI, translated from the exons ATGTCGACTGATTTTTATATACGCTACTATGTTGGTCATAAGGGAAAGTTTGGTCATGAATTTCTTGAATTCGAGTTCCGGCCTGATGGAAAGTTACGTTACGCGAATAATTCTAACTACAAGAACGATACGATGATTCGCAAAGAAGCGTATGTACATCCTTGTGTGATGGAAGAACTAAAGCGTATCATTTTGGATTCTGAAATAATGCATGAAGATGATCGCTTGTGGCCACAACCAGATCGTGTTGGAAGGCAG GAACTGGAGATAGTAATTGGCGAGGAACATATTTCATTCACTACATCTAAAACTGGATCATTGGTGGATGTAAACCAATCACGAGATCCTGAAGGACTGCGCTGTTTTTACTACCTTGTTCAAGATCTCAAGTGCTTAGTTTTCTCTCTCATCGGTCTGCACTTTAAGATTAAGCCTATATAA